One genomic region from Salvia hispanica cultivar TCC Black 2014 chromosome 2, UniMelb_Shisp_WGS_1.0, whole genome shotgun sequence encodes:
- the LOC125206670 gene encoding F-box protein CPR1-like: MAQSDRVDLEIHDLHYHPLTDLVIPHPNRSPMEGTTANDLLLLYPSITKGIPLYICNPMTREYAELSYPLYIPERELKFGFGVSKLSGEYKVVCINADNGFNTHYVYTLGIGKWRRIEAGAASGYKFWTEPLLCNHNLHWAVIDLWYNNSICGFDVETERFSVFSFPANGYGYGDLCVLRDHLCYCYTFDDDFIIWMMKEYQVEESWTIEYKLGPIICDFDWDFMLVEPFKVFKDGDILMLLDKGRFIYYSNKTGTFEFVDMFKDLEATDFVTPLILNPSLNSLKNFGFKNVISL; this comes from the coding sequence ATGGCTCAATCTGATCGAGTTGATTTGGAGATCCATGATCTTCACTACCATCCACTAACTGATTTGGTGATCCCTCACCCAAACAGATCACCAATGGAAGGTACCACTGCTAATGACTTGCTTCTTCTCTATCCATCAATAACAAAAGGTATTCCTCTTTACATATGCAATCCGATGACTCGTGAATATGCTGAGCTCTCTTACCCTCTTTATATCCCCGAGCGTGAGTTAAAATTTGGATTCGGTGTGAGCAAATTAAGTGGGGAGTATAAGGTGGTCTGCATCAATGCGGACAATGGTTTCAACACTCACTATGTATACACCCTCGGAATAGGGAAATGGAGGCGCATTGAAGCCGGGGCTGCTTCTGGTTACAAATTTTGGACTGAACCTCTTTTATGTAATCACAACCTCCATTGGGCGGTTATAGATTTGTGGTATAACAATTCTATTTGTGGTTTTGATGTTGAAACAGAACGTTTTAGCGTCTTCTCTTTTCCTGCTAATGGATATGGATATGGGGATTTGTGTGTTTTGAGGGACCACTTGTGTTATTGTTACACTTTTGATGATGATTTTATCATATGGATGATGAAGGAATACCAAGTTGAAGAATCTTGGACTATAGAATACAAGTTGGGTCCaataatttgtgattttgattgggATTTTATGCTTGTCGAACCATTCAAAGTTTTCAAAGATGgtgacattttgatgttgCTAGACAAAGGTCGTTTCATCTACTATTCCAACAAGACAGGAACTTTTGAATTTGTGGATATGTTTAAGGATTTAGAGGCGACGGATTTTGTCACTCCCTTGATTCTCAATCCTAGCCTTAACTCACtcaaaaattttggatttaaaaatGTGATATCCCTTTAG